From the Paenibacillus sp. FSL H8-0548 genome, one window contains:
- a CDS encoding immunoglobulin-like domain-containing protein → MIKRRLLAFSLVMSMLFTLASPLMTVSAAWGDTVSLLTVNAGADGNTATYADAPDGQKAWSLNTGTSKGGGPWDNLFTPSVAPIKDVSAYKDGYFVFEMYIPNASFKNIQGNNWLVIVSDSNPAEDKFNADSRLQLDVSGVANAAVGTWATVYTKLSTSSAVAGNFDDAWLDQVTRLAMHLQWDTSVPSTDVFIKNPRFQKSALGVPVSPSTALALDVATKIVSANAPASGQAVEFAISEDGIAPASGWVDGSENDNVYTHQFATLPSADTYYVFARAKSDSSYNFIGASSRITITSIDEQTLVNEAAASLTWDTIKGSNTSNNDVKSQLSLPTAIGTTNVAWSSDNAAISNTGSVNRLLNREVDKTVVLTATITKGNASATQTISVTVKAVPAEVNALAATYFPNIEEGTSSAIAPDGNSAVKLGAGKIGAGVERLWDARFVNSSGNQDLSAYANQYFVFDMYVTHTDLLKLSGNNWIAMESGGNNLDINSRLHLNVNEIKNGKVNEWITVYAQLSAANSPNGFNPVHLDTVQAGRLQMQWSAVPQGDIYIKNPRFQNTVDSPKPIPTAVETTDNIALSSAAPTNGQAVQFAINTTGNAPEVGDWTTGTLGAGAYTATFTKPTGNIYYTFARTAQNTQYPFAGTHTRVKVEHLDDNQAIADAKTKLTWDTIRNSNAIQSEVRTGLTLNATGANDTAIAWSAEPAGIIDTATGSVTRDPDVGKAVTLTATITKGNAAPVDVIFNLTVASTTNELAEVFIDFNDPESFDAVDEIGSGLGDGGDPAGPYQGLQGNGIGISFIGDGGTAVDVVTQSGVDAVKIGNFMYVIVDDLKLKQANKVELAVTYWRPSATGGIPLQYNTIYPGNFSGFDAYRSASLPATGSGNAWVTSKVVLNGANFAVGAQNQGAHFRIGAAGAIIQSIRITEIPPTDEEAVKLVSDALTWDAIKGTNTRQDLVETNLNLATAGSASTNIVWTSTNNTVINSNTGAVDRQGVNTAVTLTATVSKGTATPVVKTFNIVVRGTGTGTDEEAVNDMLNKLTWDLIKGVNASEANVTTNLVLPSMGDNMTDITWSTSAATLITAAGVIPTNRPDSGGEVTLTATVKRGPVAAPVTETKTFVLTVPDRYDYAKHIRTAIVQENDAKDWAISDFNVLAFGAKTAEMAAAEGLVNFDNREAFQAAIDAAYNDGGGVVYIPAGTYAFHTETTGTINVQSTTGSTTYEYKQVLNLRAGVQLRGEWDNPDADGYDGKIDGTILAVYTGHNSANYDTYVDSDERENQTGGKKVANVSDRFIDMEQGTGVTNLSVWYPNQDINATTTVEKRNADGQKTGEFEDIKGIPYPWTFYQRTGNSVTLDNVTLVNAWGGFISLPSEMHYVLNSNMTALYKGIVVHTCTDIGRIENVGIDPKYWANSGLDGAPSLSDARAYTRANATGFMMHRSDWEYVSGLNISGYKTGMWIGREPGGDEAPNAQFYGLKIEDSQTGIYIDNVNGFGLLLSNSEFGGDTAVYFNERFDTSVQFNGVDFKGPIVSSARGGVISFEDCTFDEYDNYALNFLGKGNALVSQSNFKQADKHAHFGTNFGTFKSVNSGFNLNIESANLAAHIDNLELDVKADGNNTTVQIVNDVDYLFESIPKDVKTDIDVHPRPTSSAVLRLDFPRSLTGNAPTVDISAKLQEALDYIKNNHGGGTIYLPGGRYRLNSPVIVPEGVELRGTWDVQHHTQGGGTAIFTAYTGGAQGEDGASLIQLKANAGLRGLNITQTNITSVNLNNPDQTLKAPFLVQGQGAGVYAINLTIPLGDKGIDLASYKTDGHYVDYLGGTLLRAGIWVGGGAEGGFIRNMQFNPHYALRLPGGQGYSAPTGDLYGFVQRYMSALKFADVEDQTIFNNFVFGSVYGIHFLKRDLGNGEFAYPGKMTMIGHGSDGTTYALYVEDADEHTKIIAINSELVNTNITTEPNRAYVRMGDAANTAKIHQDAELVLYNSAFWGSPTVAGAIVNNGIVRLQQANFTQLPGNNPGIDVQGGKAHVYTSYFQPSKNGQNNNVYAMLREGGTSIELSNNYYASGLRNSTPVGNPYGIYGSDLLAEPFVFNLTKNGDKQQFIVKYNVGGKASAPGTLTIVSPAAYAEDLTPIKFNALEAGESVTIDLPYYVAGLITFKLQLEDGKAYTYTAKFDAAYAEKVSSAGAENPAKSAATPAFVMDIKDYVTSGTWDGPQDLSVGSHFAWDDSNLYAYIVVTDDVHFNSQTGGNIWREDNLQLGIDLRNPATDSTTRNELGFALTNDNEVIKWAWTRPTGANAPTAPTTDIAAKITRDEDTKTTIYDLKIPFNTVHNNPASELANGRIGISIMLNESDDSRESDSTRSTFEVESGQLKNSNSFTDVYLLDAGEYNEMLEASAEAAVSKAIASGSAADIAMARNFVTIMADGEAKTDLQNQIEAIDKENPGEEEPGEEEPGGENPGGENPGGGYNAPPASKEVNVDNDGNVSIKTNPMMNFRLNIAQSSVSQNDIDNAFSRAAKGAKRIKVQVSSIQNAGGYGLELPTSFFKGDSDRSVVIETPLGTVIVSSVMFNADQLNGAGNTVTIVVRQADKRGWSQQLIDEIGDRPVLDLSVMTNEKPITWSNSEAPVTIMIPYTPTASEKQNADQLVVWFVDSEGNVTPVPNGRFDSATGQIVFQTSHFSQYAVVYAAPKFSDLSRVAWAAKEIEALAARGVVEGTSATTFDPGTAISRGEFLAQLIRLLELDVEFTDNFADVPTSSPYYKELGMGRALGIVEGVGGNKFLPDTEISREDVAVIIKRALDQWQNKLPKVSSKSIDEFKDGAKTASYAREGLAYLLSVGLLQGNSDNTLNPKGNLTRAEAAVILYRIYTQSH, encoded by the coding sequence ATGATAAAAAGACGGCTTTTAGCATTTTCACTTGTGATGTCGATGCTATTCACTTTGGCTTCTCCGCTTATGACAGTCAGCGCGGCATGGGGGGATACCGTATCTCTTTTGACCGTAAACGCAGGTGCAGATGGCAATACGGCGACATACGCCGATGCGCCGGACGGACAGAAAGCGTGGAGCTTAAACACTGGAACCTCAAAGGGCGGGGGGCCTTGGGATAACCTCTTCACGCCAAGCGTGGCGCCTATTAAAGATGTATCCGCTTACAAAGACGGCTACTTCGTTTTCGAGATGTATATTCCAAATGCGAGCTTTAAAAATATACAAGGAAATAACTGGCTCGTCATCGTAAGCGACAGTAATCCTGCCGAAGATAAGTTTAACGCCGATTCACGTCTCCAACTTGATGTAAGCGGGGTCGCAAATGCAGCGGTGGGCACATGGGCGACGGTCTATACGAAGTTATCAACGTCAAGTGCAGTAGCCGGGAATTTCGATGATGCCTGGCTAGACCAAGTTACCAGACTGGCCATGCATCTGCAATGGGATACGAGCGTTCCTAGCACTGACGTTTTTATAAAAAACCCGCGTTTCCAGAAAAGTGCGTTAGGCGTTCCGGTTTCGCCGTCAACGGCTCTCGCACTTGACGTAGCAACAAAAATAGTTAGCGCGAATGCACCGGCGAGCGGGCAAGCTGTGGAATTCGCAATAAGCGAAGATGGTATCGCTCCCGCATCCGGTTGGGTGGACGGAAGTGAAAATGATAATGTTTATACTCATCAATTTGCCACATTACCTTCAGCAGACACCTACTATGTATTCGCACGCGCGAAATCAGACAGTAGTTACAACTTCATCGGGGCATCTTCAAGAATTACTATAACGTCTATTGACGAACAAACATTGGTAAATGAGGCGGCGGCGTCTCTGACATGGGATACCATTAAAGGTAGTAATACTTCGAATAACGATGTGAAATCACAGCTTAGTCTCCCGACGGCAATAGGAACAACTAACGTAGCATGGTCTTCGGACAATGCGGCAATAAGCAACACCGGAAGCGTAAATCGTTTATTGAATAGAGAAGTAGACAAAACCGTAGTACTCACGGCAACAATAACCAAGGGCAATGCAAGTGCTACGCAAACGATTTCTGTGACGGTGAAAGCCGTGCCGGCGGAGGTCAACGCTCTAGCTGCGACGTATTTTCCCAATATAGAAGAGGGGACGAGCAGCGCTATTGCGCCGGACGGAAATAGTGCAGTTAAGTTGGGAGCTGGAAAAATAGGCGCCGGCGTTGAACGGCTTTGGGATGCCCGCTTTGTTAATAGCAGCGGCAATCAGGATTTATCCGCTTACGCGAATCAATATTTTGTTTTTGATATGTATGTTACGCATACGGATCTTTTAAAACTCAGTGGTAATAACTGGATCGCCATGGAAAGTGGCGGTAACAATCTTGACATCAATTCGCGTCTTCATCTTAATGTTAATGAAATCAAAAATGGAAAAGTTAATGAATGGATTACCGTTTATGCGCAATTATCAGCAGCCAATTCTCCGAATGGTTTCAATCCCGTTCATTTGGACACGGTACAGGCAGGGAGATTGCAAATGCAATGGTCTGCCGTGCCCCAAGGCGACATCTATATCAAGAACCCGCGTTTCCAGAATACCGTGGATTCGCCGAAACCCATTCCCACAGCTGTTGAAACAACCGACAACATTGCATTATCTTCAGCAGCGCCGACAAACGGTCAGGCTGTACAGTTCGCGATCAACACCACCGGTAACGCTCCTGAAGTCGGCGATTGGACGACAGGTACTCTAGGTGCAGGCGCGTATACTGCGACATTTACAAAACCAACAGGCAACATATATTATACATTCGCACGCACGGCTCAAAATACGCAATATCCTTTCGCAGGAACGCATACAAGAGTTAAAGTGGAACATCTTGACGACAATCAGGCAATAGCGGACGCGAAAACTAAGCTGACCTGGGACACGATCAGGAATTCGAACGCTATTCAATCCGAAGTAAGAACGGGGTTGACTCTTAATGCAACGGGAGCGAACGATACTGCTATAGCATGGTCTGCTGAACCGGCAGGTATCATAGATACCGCAACTGGCAGTGTAACTCGCGACCCTGACGTAGGAAAAGCCGTAACCCTTACGGCGACAATAACCAAAGGTAATGCGGCACCTGTTGATGTCATTTTTAATCTGACAGTAGCCAGTACGACTAACGAACTTGCTGAAGTGTTCATTGACTTCAACGATCCTGAATCATTTGATGCAGTTGATGAAATTGGAAGCGGTCTCGGCGACGGTGGAGATCCGGCTGGACCGTATCAAGGACTTCAAGGCAACGGCATAGGCATAAGCTTTATCGGAGACGGCGGTACCGCAGTGGATGTAGTCACTCAAAGCGGCGTAGACGCTGTGAAGATTGGCAACTTTATGTACGTAATTGTAGACGACCTTAAACTTAAACAAGCAAACAAGGTCGAATTAGCGGTCACATACTGGAGACCGAGCGCAACGGGTGGTATTCCGTTACAGTATAACACCATATATCCCGGCAATTTCTCTGGATTTGATGCGTATAGATCAGCGAGCCTTCCGGCGACAGGAAGCGGAAACGCTTGGGTGACTTCAAAGGTTGTGCTTAACGGAGCTAATTTTGCGGTAGGAGCACAAAATCAAGGAGCGCACTTCCGTATCGGTGCAGCCGGAGCAATCATACAGAGCATACGAATTACCGAAATTCCTCCAACGGATGAAGAAGCGGTAAAACTTGTTTCGGATGCGCTGACTTGGGACGCTATCAAGGGCACGAATACCAGACAGGATCTGGTTGAAACCAATTTGAATCTTGCTACGGCGGGTTCGGCGAGTACGAACATTGTATGGACATCTACCAATAACACGGTGATAAACAGCAACACCGGCGCAGTAGATCGTCAAGGAGTGAATACAGCCGTAACCCTCACTGCGACAGTAAGCAAAGGAACGGCAACACCGGTTGTTAAAACATTTAATATCGTCGTTCGCGGAACGGGTACCGGAACCGACGAGGAAGCGGTAAACGATATGTTGAATAAACTGACATGGGATTTAATCAAAGGCGTGAATGCTTCTGAGGCTAATGTGACGACGAACTTAGTTCTCCCGTCCATGGGTGATAATATGACGGATATTACATGGTCGACATCCGCTGCTACCCTCATAACCGCTGCAGGCGTAATACCGACAAACCGTCCGGACAGCGGCGGCGAGGTAACGCTCACGGCGACGGTAAAAAGAGGTCCGGTAGCCGCTCCTGTAACCGAGACTAAAACATTTGTGCTCACAGTTCCGGATAGATATGATTATGCAAAACATATAAGAACGGCAATCGTTCAGGAAAATGATGCGAAAGATTGGGCGATATCGGACTTTAACGTACTCGCTTTCGGTGCGAAAACAGCAGAGATGGCAGCGGCGGAAGGCTTAGTTAATTTCGATAACAGAGAAGCTTTCCAGGCGGCGATTGATGCGGCTTATAATGACGGCGGCGGCGTAGTGTATATTCCGGCGGGAACCTATGCTTTCCATACGGAAACTACCGGCACAATAAACGTTCAAAGCACGACCGGCAGTACAACCTACGAATATAAACAAGTTTTAAATTTGCGCGCAGGTGTACAGCTCCGTGGCGAATGGGATAACCCGGATGCGGATGGTTACGACGGTAAAATCGACGGAACGATTCTCGCAGTCTATACCGGACATAATTCCGCCAATTATGACACGTATGTTGATTCTGACGAGAGAGAAAATCAAACAGGCGGCAAAAAAGTAGCTAACGTGTCCGATAGATTCATAGACATGGAACAAGGCACGGGCGTAACGAACCTTTCAGTATGGTATCCGAATCAAGACATTAATGCTACAACCACTGTTGAAAAGAGGAACGCGGATGGTCAGAAAACAGGGGAATTTGAAGACATAAAAGGAATTCCGTATCCGTGGACGTTCTATCAGAGAACTGGAAACAGTGTGACGCTTGATAACGTTACTCTCGTAAACGCTTGGGGAGGATTCATTTCCCTGCCGAGCGAAATGCATTATGTTTTGAACAGCAATATGACGGCTCTCTACAAGGGCATCGTGGTTCACACCTGTACAGACATCGGACGTATCGAGAACGTTGGCATTGACCCGAAATACTGGGCGAATTCAGGACTTGACGGCGCACCGTCTCTTTCGGACGCGAGAGCGTACACAAGAGCGAACGCTACCGGATTCATGATGCATCGTTCGGACTGGGAATATGTCTCGGGATTGAATATTTCCGGGTATAAAACGGGAATGTGGATCGGAAGAGAACCAGGCGGCGACGAAGCTCCGAACGCGCAGTTCTACGGATTGAAAATCGAAGACAGTCAGACGGGTATCTATATTGACAACGTTAACGGTTTCGGTCTGCTTCTCTCGAACTCGGAATTCGGAGGCGACACGGCAGTATATTTCAACGAACGTTTCGACACTTCTGTTCAATTCAACGGAGTTGACTTCAAAGGTCCGATTGTAAGCAGCGCCAGAGGCGGAGTTATATCCTTTGAGGATTGTACGTTCGACGAATATGACAATTATGCGCTGAACTTCCTAGGCAAAGGCAACGCATTAGTCAGTCAGAGCAACTTCAAACAGGCAGACAAACATGCACATTTCGGAACTAACTTCGGAACATTCAAATCGGTAAATTCTGGATTTAACCTTAACATCGAGAGCGCTAACCTTGCCGCTCACATCGATAACCTTGAACTTGATGTTAAGGCTGACGGGAATAACACCACGGTACAAATCGTTAATGATGTTGATTATCTATTTGAATCTATTCCGAAAGACGTAAAAACAGATATTGACGTACACCCTAGACCGACATCAAGCGCAGTGCTTAGACTTGACTTCCCGCGCTCGTTAACAGGCAACGCACCGACCGTGGATATATCTGCAAAATTGCAGGAAGCTCTTGACTATATTAAAAATAATCACGGCGGCGGCACGATCTATTTACCGGGTGGAAGGTATAGACTGAATAGTCCCGTTATCGTTCCCGAAGGTGTCGAGCTCAGAGGCACATGGGATGTACAGCACCATACACAAGGCGGCGGCACGGCGATATTTACTGCTTACACCGGCGGCGCTCAGGGAGAAGACGGAGCTTCTCTCATACAGCTTAAGGCAAACGCGGGTCTCAGAGGACTTAACATCACGCAAACGAATATAACCAGCGTCAACCTCAATAACCCTGACCAAACGCTCAAAGCTCCGTTTTTGGTACAGGGACAAGGAGCAGGCGTATATGCAATCAACTTAACGATCCCGTTAGGAGATAAAGGCATAGACCTGGCTTCTTATAAAACCGATGGTCACTATGTAGACTATTTAGGCGGCACGCTCCTCAGAGCAGGCATCTGGGTCGGAGGAGGCGCAGAAGGCGGATTTATCAGAAATATGCAATTCAATCCGCATTATGCTCTGAGACTTCCGGGAGGTCAAGGATATTCGGCACCTACCGGCGATTTGTACGGATTCGTGCAAAGATACATGAGTGCGCTCAAATTCGCCGATGTGGAAGACCAGACGATTTTCAACAATTTCGTTTTCGGTTCGGTATACGGCATACACTTCCTGAAAAGAGACTTGGGGAACGGAGAATTTGCATACCCCGGAAAAATGACGATGATTGGTCACGGTTCGGACGGAACCACGTACGCTCTCTATGTGGAAGACGCGGACGAACACACCAAAATAATCGCGATCAACTCAGAATTGGTTAATACGAACATCACGACGGAGCCAAACAGAGCGTATGTCAGAATGGGTGATGCAGCTAATACCGCAAAAATCCACCAAGACGCTGAACTTGTTCTGTACAACAGCGCGTTCTGGGGAAGCCCAACCGTAGCGGGAGCGATCGTGAATAACGGTATCGTTCGTTTACAGCAAGCCAACTTCACTCAGCTGCCCGGCAACAATCCGGGTATAGATGTCCAAGGCGGTAAGGCGCATGTATACACTTCTTACTTCCAGCCGTCGAAGAACGGCCAGAATAATAATGTGTATGCGATGCTGCGCGAGGGAGGCACATCGATAGAACTTAGCAACAATTATTACGCATCCGGTTTGAGAAACAGCACCCCAGTGGGCAATCCTTACGGTATTTACGGCTCGGATTTATTGGCGGAACCGTTTGTATTTAACCTAACCAAAAACGGAGATAAACAACAATTCATCGTTAAGTATAATGTTGGAGGAAAAGCCTCTGCACCCGGGACATTGACAATTGTTTCCCCGGCTGCCTATGCTGAAGATCTCACTCCCATTAAATTTAACGCGCTTGAGGCAGGCGAATCCGTAACAATAGATTTACCGTATTATGTTGCAGGTCTGATCACATTCAAGCTTCAACTCGAGGACGGAAAAGCATACACCTATACGGCAAAATTTGACGCGGCTTACGCTGAAAAGGTAAGTTCTGCAGGCGCGGAAAATCCGGCAAAGAGTGCCGCAACTCCGGCGTTTGTAATGGACATAAAAGATTATGTAACTTCGGGAACGTGGGATGGTCCGCAAGACCTCAGCGTAGGATCGCATTTCGCATGGGACGACAGCAATTTATACGCGTACATTGTCGTTACAGACGACGTGCACTTCAATAGCCAGACTGGCGGAAATATATGGAGAGAGGATAATTTGCAGTTAGGCATTGATTTACGCAATCCTGCAACCGACAGTACTACGCGGAATGAGTTAGGATTCGCGCTCACCAATGACAATGAAGTGATCAAATGGGCTTGGACTCGTCCTACAGGAGCTAATGCACCGACTGCTCCGACAACGGATATAGCGGCAAAGATTACGAGAGATGAAGATACGAAAACGACGATTTATGATTTAAAAATTCCGTTTAATACCGTTCATAATAATCCTGCATCGGAGCTCGCGAACGGAAGAATCGGAATATCAATTATGCTCAATGAATCTGATGACTCACGTGAATCAGACAGCACCAGATCCACCTTTGAAGTTGAAAGTGGACAATTGAAAAATTCAAATTCATTTACTGACGTATATCTGTTAGACGCAGGCGAATACAATGAAATGCTTGAAGCATCGGCAGAGGCTGCCGTTTCAAAAGCTATCGCGTCTGGATCAGCTGCGGATATCGCTATGGCTCGCAACTTTGTCACTATTATGGCAGACGGCGAAGCTAAGACGGATCTTCAGAACCAGATCGAAGCAATTGACAAAGAGAATCCTGGTGAAGAAGAACCAGGTGAAGAAGAACCCGGTGGAGAAAATCCAGGCGGAGAAAATCCTGGTGGAGGTTACAATGCACCGCCAGCATCTAAAGAGGTCAATGTAGATAACGATGGCAACGTTAGTATTAAAACAAATCCAATGATGAATTTCAGGTTAAATATTGCGCAATCCAGCGTGTCTCAAAACGATATTGACAATGCGTTCAGTCGCGCTGCAAAAGGGGCAAAACGGATTAAAGTACAAGTATCCAGCATCCAGAATGCGGGCGGATACGGATTAGAGCTTCCGACCTCCTTTTTCAAAGGAGACTCCGATCGATCGGTCGTTATAGAAACACCGTTAGGCACGGTTATAGTGTCGAGCGTGATGTTTAACGCAGATCAATTGAACGGAGCTGGAAATACTGTAACCATCGTTGTTCGTCAAGCGGATAAGAGAGGATGGAGCCAACAACTAATCGATGAAATCGGCGATCGTCCGGTATTGGATCTATCTGTCATGACCAACGAAAAACCAATAACATGGAGCAATAGCGAAGCGCCGGTAACAATCATGATACCGTATACACCGACAGCTTCTGAGAAGCAAAATGCCGATCAGCTCGTTGTCTGGTTCGTAGACAGTGAAGGTAACGTAACGCCTGTTCCTAACGGCAGATTTGACAGTGCAACTGGCCAAATTGTGTTCCAAACTTCGCACTTTAGCCAGTATGCAGTCGTATATGCAGCGCCTAAGTTCAGCGACTTGTCGCGTGTAGCTTGGGCAGCCAAGGAAATCGAAGCGTTGGCTGCTAGAGGCGTAGTTGAAGGAACTTCAGCAACGACCTTTGATCCAGGTACTGCAATCAGCAGAGGGGAATTCCTCGCGCAATTGATCAGACTCCTTGAGCTGGACGTTGAATTCACTGACAACTTTGCTGATGTTCCAACAAGCTCGCCATATTACAAAGAGCTTGGAATGGGCCGCGCACTTGGCATAGTTGAAGGCGTTGGCGGGAACAAGTTCTTGCCTGATACGGAAATCAGCAGAGAAGATGTCGCCGTAATCATTAAGCGTGCACTTGATCAATGGCAGAACAAGCTGCCGAAAGTATCGTCCAAGTCAATCGACGAATTCAAGGACGGTGCGAAGACAGCGTCATATGCAAGAGAAGGCTTGGCATATCTGCTTAGCGTCGGTTTGCTCCAAGGAAACAGTGACAACACCTTGAATCCGAAGGGCAACCTAACTCGCGCAGAAGCAGCGGTTATCTTGTATCGAATCTATACGCAATCACACTAA
- a CDS encoding YafY family protein codes for MDKVERLISIIMILLKKDVVSTREFAQLFNVSKRTILRDMETLSISNIPIYSIHGVNGGYRIMDEYKVDKRLLNSSDLVNILTALGGLEQILISEEVEITIKKIEAMVSPLSLKSSIHLSFYDWEGRSEILQTLKTCQESIVKRRLVSFDYIDKNGTTTNRIVEPYQLHFSETSWYLKGFCLHRMKYRTFKLSRIDNLNMDKKTFNPRDYLLEQEREASYQPQLVAIKALISPSIKDHFIERHGQKSIENYNSELLLATISVPQNSTGFQFLASFGTNLKIVEPKTYVEDFRNYLNEMMKRYS; via the coding sequence ATGGACAAGGTTGAGAGACTTATTTCTATAATAATGATATTGCTGAAAAAAGATGTTGTTTCTACAAGAGAATTCGCACAATTATTTAATGTTTCCAAAAGAACTATTCTTCGCGATATGGAGACACTGAGCATATCAAATATCCCGATCTACTCTATCCATGGAGTTAATGGCGGCTACCGTATTATGGATGAATACAAGGTTGATAAACGTCTTTTAAACAGCTCCGACTTAGTGAATATATTAACTGCACTCGGTGGATTGGAACAAATTCTAATTAGCGAAGAAGTTGAAATTACGATAAAAAAAATAGAAGCGATGGTTAGCCCATTGTCTCTGAAAAGTTCAATTCATCTGTCATTCTATGATTGGGAGGGTCGGTCTGAGATTCTTCAAACCCTGAAGACATGTCAAGAATCAATAGTAAAGAGAAGGTTAGTTTCATTTGATTATATAGATAAAAATGGCACCACGACGAACAGAATTGTCGAGCCATATCAGCTTCATTTTAGCGAAACGAGTTGGTATCTGAAAGGATTCTGTTTACATCGTATGAAATATAGAACGTTTAAATTATCTCGGATCGATAATCTTAATATGGATAAAAAAACATTTAACCCTAGAGATTATTTATTAGAACAAGAACGCGAAGCAAGTTATCAACCGCAACTAGTCGCTATTAAGGCATTGATTTCGCCTAGCATAAAAGATCATTTCATTGAAAGGCACGGTCAAAAAAGTATTGAAAACTATAATTCCGAATTATTATTAGCAACCATTTCTGTCCCTCAAAACAGTACGGGATTTCAATTTTTAGCAAGTTTCGGCACAAATCTAAAAATCGTAGAGCCCAAAACATATGTTGAAGACTTTCGAAATTACTTAAATGAAATGATGAAGAGATATTCTTGA
- a CDS encoding VOC family protein — protein MSAIAYLNFDGITEQVIGFYSDALNANEVKKVKFKDFSQDPNYPLPENELNMIMESSLEFAGGKIMMSDILPSMKMVTGELVKGNNVLISLVIEDKQKLEEYFNNLSVGGNVLMPLSNTPWSSCFGMLVDKFGVYWKFNSDADKFLDKVISNKM, from the coding sequence ATGTCAGCTATTGCATACTTAAACTTTGATGGAATTACAGAACAAGTGATTGGATTTTATTCGGACGCTTTAAATGCGAATGAAGTGAAAAAAGTTAAATTCAAGGATTTTTCACAAGATCCAAACTATCCCCTGCCAGAAAATGAATTAAATATGATCATGGAGTCTTCATTGGAATTCGCAGGCGGGAAAATTATGATGTCGGATATTTTGCCTTCAATGAAGATGGTAACAGGTGAGCTAGTGAAAGGAAATAATGTACTGATTAGTCTAGTCATCGAGGATAAACAAAAACTGGAAGAATACTTTAATAATTTATCTGTTGGTGGCAATGTTCTGATGCCGTTATCCAATACTCCTTGGTCTTCGTGCTTTGGAATGTTAGTTGATAAGTTTGGGGTTTATTGGAAATTTAATAGTGACGCTGATAAGTTTCTTGATAAAGTCATTTCCAACAAAATGTAA
- a CDS encoding YdeI/OmpD-associated family protein, whose amino-acid sequence MEIENLIPAKSREALREWLQENGKTKKSCWVLVSMTATPDMLLYLDAVEEALCFGWIDGVKKKISETELAQRLSPRSKKSSWTELNKERVRRLGKLGLMRDEGRMVLPDMDHHSFRIDEDIERRLKEEKQVYDNFMSFPDLYKRVRIDTIQSNKNQPKLFRSRLEKFITNTRENKMYGQWNDNGRLLDY is encoded by the coding sequence ATGGAAATTGAAAACCTGATTCCAGCAAAATCGAGAGAAGCTCTGAGGGAGTGGCTGCAGGAAAATGGTAAGACTAAAAAGTCTTGCTGGGTCTTGGTTAGTATGACAGCCACCCCTGATATGTTGTTATATTTGGACGCGGTCGAGGAAGCTTTGTGCTTTGGATGGATCGATGGAGTCAAAAAGAAAATTTCTGAAACGGAGCTGGCTCAGAGGCTGTCTCCTAGGAGTAAAAAAAGTTCATGGACCGAATTAAATAAAGAGCGTGTTCGCCGCCTCGGAAAGTTAGGGTTAATGAGAGATGAAGGAAGAATGGTTCTTCCCGATATGGATCACCATTCTTTTAGAATTGATGAAGATATAGAGCGAAGGCTAAAAGAGGAAAAGCAAGTATACGACAATTTCATGTCATTTCCAGATCTTTATAAAAGAGTTCGGATCGACACGATACAAAGCAATAAGAATCAGCCGAAATTGTTCAGGAGTAGATTAGAAAAATTCATAACAAACACTAGAGAAAATAAAATGTACGGTCAATGGAATGATAACGGACGTCTGCTAGATTATTAA
- a CDS encoding ATP-binding protein, whose amino-acid sequence MIQVLINVIGNAVRYTPAGGTVSIAVESSASTDSPFLQIEIADTGQGIAPEHIPFVFNRFYRTDEARNRNNGGMGLGLAIAKEYVASHQGSIEVHSVIGVGSVFTIKLPVGHTAQTDLEEQ is encoded by the coding sequence ATGATACAGGTGTTGATCAACGTCATTGGGAATGCGGTCCGATATACACCGGCGGGTGGAACGGTTTCAATAGCGGTCGAATCTTCAGCTTCGACCGATTCTCCTTTCTTACAGATTGAGATCGCAGACACCGGACAAGGAATCGCCCCCGAACATATTCCTTTTGTTTTCAACCGTTTCTATAGGACGGATGAAGCTAGAAACCGGAACAATGGCGGCATGGGACTCGGTCTTGCGATTGCGAAAGAATATGTGGCGTCTCATCAAGGTTCGATCGAAGTGCACAGCGTCATCGGAGTTGGTTCCGTCTTCACGATCAAATTGCCCGTTGGTCATACAGCACAAACTGATCTTGAGGAACAATGA